The window GGCCATGAAGTTCTCCGAAGCCAGGGGCTCCCTGGTGGGGGCGCTGGTGGTCGACGAGAGCGACGAGGTCTTCACCATCAAGGCGTCCGGCGGGGTGACCCGGGTGTCGGTCGGGGAGGTCAACCCGACCGGACGTGTCACCATGGGAGTGCGGTTCGTCTCGCTGGGGGAGAATGACACCGTGGTGGCGATCGCCCGCAACGCCGAGCGGGCAGTCGTCGACGAGGTGGACGAGGTGGACGAGACCGACCTGCCGGCCGCACCCGAGACGGGCGCGGCGGACGGGTCGCCGGCTGAAGAGGGGTCCGACGAGTGAGCTCGCCCAACGCTCCGAGCGAGGCGTGGCGCAGCGCCGGCGGTCAGCCGACGGCCACCATGCCTCCGGTCCGCGACGCCGCGCCCGCCACGACCACGTCCCGCCCGGCCGGTCGGCCGCGGGCCCGGAAGGCCCGGCTGGTCCTGGCCCGGGTCGACCCGTGGTCGGTCATGAAGCTCTCCTTCCTGCTCGCCGTGGCCCTCGCGGTGGTGGCCGTCGTGGCGGTCTTCGTCGTGTGGTCGGTGCTGGACACCATGGGGGTCTTCGACTCCGTCGGCGGCACCGTCGAGAGCATCACCCGCTCCAGCGACAACGCCCAGGGCGTCGACATCCTCGACTACGTCGGCCTGAGCAGGGTGCTCTCCCTGACCCTGGTGCTGGCGGTCGTCAACGTCGTGCTGATGACCGCCCTCTGCACCCTGGCGGCCTTCCTCTACAACATGGCGGCGAGCCTGGTCGGCGGGCTGCACGTGACCTTCACCGAGGACGTCTGAGCCCGGTCGCAGGGCGCGGATCGGTTGGGTCGCCCCGCACGCGGTGGGGTAGTCTTTCGCGGCGCGCGGGCCTATAGCTCAGTTGGTTAGAGCGCTGCCCTGATAAGGCAGAGGTCAGTGGTTCAAGTCCACTTAGGCCCACTCCCCCGCCCCTGGTCCCGACCGGGTGGGCGGGCCACCCGAGGTCAGGGGATCCGGATGTCCAAGAAGCTGCTCGTGGCCGTCATCGCGGCCGTCGGAGGCGTCGTCGCCTATCGCAAGATCCAGGCCGACCGCGAGGCCGAGCAGGACCTCTGGGCCGAGGTCACGGACCGCCCCTGAGCCCGGGCGCCGGGTCGACCGACCAGGGGACGTAGCTCAACTGGCAGAGCACCGCCTTTGCAAGGCGGGGGTTAGGGGTTCAAGTCCCCTCGTCTCCACCCTCTGACCACGTCGCGCCCAGCGGCGGCGTAACGATCCACCTCTGCTGACGATGAACGGTCGGGCCGGTCTGCCGTGCGGCAGCCCCCGCCCCTGGGAGTCGTGATGTCGCCGGGTCTGTTCCAGTCGCTCGCTGCCCGCGGTCGCACCACGACCCTGCTGGTGGCCGCGGCGCTCCTGGGCGGGATCGGCGGGGCCTGGGCGGTCGCCGGGGCGCCGGGCCTGGACGGGGTCAGCGAGGTGCGCACGGTGGCCGACGGGTCCGAGACCCCGGACAGCACGCAGGCCACCGGGCGGCCCACCGACGCGGGTCGACCCTCCGACGCCGGCAAGCCGGAGAAGACCGGCGAGGCGGACAAGGCCGACCGGCCGGACAAGACCGGCAAGCCGGAGACGGCGAAGACCGGTGCCGACGGGGCGCAGGGCTTGCACGGCCGGTGCGTGTCGGCGGTGGCCCGCAGCGACGCGACCGGCGGCGAGAACGACAACCACGGCGGCGCCGTGTCGGCTGCAGCCCGGGACTGCCCCCGGCCCAGCCCGGCGACGACCGACGACTGAGCGGCCGACCGTTGCTGGCCGTCAGCTCTTCTTGGTGGCGCCCTTGCTGGCGGCGTCCGATACCTTCTTGGCGTTGCCCGGGGTGACCGGCTCGATCACCGGCTCGGTCGCCGCCGGCGAGCCGTCCTCCACCGCCGTCGCCTCGTCGACCGCGTCGGCGAGGGCCTCGTCCGGGCCGGCACCGCCCGGGTCGTCGGTCGCCGGCCGCACCGGCGAGACGGTGCTCATGGACGTCGTGCCGCTGTCCGACGTCCACGGCGAGACCGGGTCATCGCTCTGCTGCTGGGACGCCCAGGCCTTCCAGCCGGCATAGGCCGCACCCAGGACGGTGGCCAGCAGGAACAACTTGCGGAGGCGGTGCTTCTTGGGCTTCGGGGCCTCGACCTCACCCTTCAGGGCGGCCAGGGCGGCACTCCCCCGGGAGGCGGCCTCGGTGCGCACCGGTTCCGACGCGGCCAGCGCCGCGGTGACCGCGCCGGCCACCACCGGCAGCACGTCGGTCTTGACCTTGTCGACCCCGCTCTCGACCTTGGGGGCGGCCCAGTCCCTCGCGGTCTCGACCTTGGGGGCGGCCCAGTCCTTGGTCGCGACGGCGACGGGGCGGCTCTTGCTCTTGCGCAGGGTGAGGGTGCGGGACACGGAGAACCTCCCGGTCGGATGCGATCGGCGTAGTGCGGTCCTGCCCAGCATCCTCCTGCCGAAACCGGAGGCCTCCCGCGGGTGGCGCCCGTGCCCGACCGTGCGAGGATGGCCATTCCCCCACACGTCGGCGTGGTGCCTGGCAGTGCCCTGTCACCCCCGCCCGAGGACGAGAAGAGGCACCGTGGCCGAGGAGCTCTACGCCACCCTGAAGACCAACCACGGCGACATCGAGGTGAAGCTCTTCCCCAACCACGCGCCCAAGACCGTCGCCAACTTCACCGAGCTGGCCGAGGGCAAGCGCGAGTGGGTCGACCCCCGCACCGGTCAGAAGAGCAGCGACCGCCTCTACGACGGGACGGTCTTCCACCGGGTCATCTCCGGCTTCATGATCCAGGGCGGCGACCCCCTCGGGACGGGCACCGGCGGCCCCGGCTACCGCTTCGCCGACGAGTTCCACCCCGAGCTGCAGTTCGACCGGCCCTACCTGCTCGCGATGGCCAACGCGGGCCCGGGCACCAACGGCTCGCAGTTCTTCATCACGGTCGGCCCCACGCCGCACCTCAACCGGCGCCACACGATCTTCGGCGAGGTGGCCGACGGCAGCAGCCGGCAGGTGGTCGACGCGATCGCCGGCACCTCCACCGGCGGGATGGACCGGCCGGTCGAGGACGTCGTGATCGACACCATCGAGGTCGAGCGGCGCGACGCCTGACCCGGTGACCGCGCAACCCCCGGAGGGCTCGGCGCCCGGCACGTCGTCGGCCGAGCCCGCCACCTGCTACCGCCACCCGGACCGCGAGGCCTACGTCCGCTGCGTCCGGTGCGAGCGGCGGATCTGCCCGGACTGCATGGTCCCGGCGTCGGTCGGCTTCCAGTGCCCGGAGTGCGTCAAGTCGGGCAACAAGGAGGTCCGGACCGCCCGCACCCTCTTCGGCGGCCGGGTCACCGACGACCCCGGCTGGGTGAGCAAGGTGCTCATCGCCGTCAACGTCGTCGCGTACGTCCTCCAGCAGGTCTCCGACGACTTCACCCGGCGGTTCTACGACATCGGCGCGGTGCCACCTCCCCCGTTCGGCGACCCGGTGATCGGGGTTGCGGCCGGCGAGTACTACCGGCTGCTCACCTCCGCCTTCCTGCACGGCGGCATCGTGCACTTGCTGCTGAACATGTACGCGCTCTACCTCTTCGGCCCCCAGCTCGAGGCCGCCCTCGGCCGGCTGCGGTTCATCGTGCTGTACGTCGTCTCCGCTCTCGGGGGCAGCGCGCTGTCCTACGCCTTCGCCTCCCCGGTCCAGCCGTCGCTGGGGGCGTCGGGCGCTGTCTTCGGGCTCCTCGGGGCCTACCTGGTCATCAACCGGCGGCTCGGCCGCAGCAACACGCCGGTCCTCATGCTGCTGGCGATCAACCTGGCCTACGGCTTCCTGGTCCCCAACATCGACTGGCGCGCGCACCTCGGCGGCCTGGTCACGGGCGGCCTCGTCGCCGCGTCGATCGCCTACGCGCCGACCCGGCGGCGCAACCTGGTGCAGGCCGCCGGGATCGCGCTCATCGTGCTGGTGATGGTCGGCATCGTCGTGTGGCGGACCGCGGACCTGCAAGGAGGCTAGGGAGTGGGACCGGCTCGGGACGCGGTGGTCGTCGACGCGGTGCGCACCCCGGTGGGACGTCGCGGCGGCGGGCTGGCCGGCGTCCACCCGGTGGACCTGTCCGCGCACGTCCTGGAGGCACTCGCCGCCCGCACCGGTCTTGACCCGGCCGTCGTCGACGACGTCGTGTGGGGCTGCGTCTCCCAGACCGGTGAACAGGCCGTCAACGTCGCCCGCAACGCGGTCCTCGCAGCGGGATGGCCCGAGGACGTGGTCGGGATGACTGTCGACCGGCAGTGCGGGTCCTCGCAGCAGGCGGTGCACGTGGCGGCCGCGGGCGTGGTGGCCGGGCACTACGACGTCGCGGTCGCCGGCGGGGTCGAGTCGATGAGCCGGGTGCCCATGCTGTGCACCATCACCCAGGGGCCCGGCCTGCCCTTCGGCCCCCGGATGAGCGCCCGCTACGACGACGGGCTGGTCCCGCAGGGCGTGAGCGCCGAGATCGTGGCCGAGCGCTGGGCGCTGTCCCGCACCGACGTCGATCAGATCGCCGTACGCAGCCACGCCCGGGCGGCCGAGGCCACCGACAGCGGCTCGGTCGAGCCGGAGCTGGCCCCGGTCGCCGGTGTGGCGGTCGACGAGGGCATCCGCCGCGGCACCGACCTCGAGACCCTGGCCGGGCTGCGCACGGTGTTCCGCGAGGACGGCGTGGTCACGGCCGGCAACTCGTCGCAGATCTCCGACGGTGCCGCCGCGCTGCTGGTGACGACAAGCGAGGTGGCGGCCCGGCACGGCTGGCGTCCGCTGGCCCGGGTGCACGCCGTGTCCCGAGCAGGCGTCGACCCGGTCACCATGCTGACGGCTCCGATCGCGGCGACGGCGCGGGTGCTGCAGCGGGCCGGGCTCGGCCTGGACGAGATCGACGTGTTCGAGGTGAACGAGGCGTTCGGGTCGGTCGTCGGGGCCTGGCTGGCGGAGACCGGGGCCGACCCGGCGCGGGTCAACCCGCGCGGAGGAGCCATCGCCCTGGGCCACCCGCTCGGCGGCTCCGGCGCCCGGCTGATGACGACGCTCCTGCACCACCTGGCTGCCACCGGCGGGCGGTGGGGGCTGCAGACGATGTGCGAGGGCGGCGGGATGGCCGACGCCACGGTCCTGGAGCGGCTCTAGGCGGGTTGTCCACATTGGGGACAACGGGTGTGGACGGATTACACCGGTGTGTTTCGGCTGGTCAGCCCGTGTTCGCCGGGCGGACGGGTGCCGGTGGCCGCCCGTTCACTTCCAGCGGGTCGACAGGATGAAGCCGACGACGATGAGACCGAAGCCGATCGCCATGTTCCACAGGCCGATGCTGCCGATCGGGTAGTCGGTCTGGGTGACGTAGTACACGACCACCCAGAGCAGGCCGACCACGAAGCAGGTGACCATGAGGGGGGCGAGCCAGCGCGGGCTGCCGATGCGTACCGCGTCGGAGCGCTCGTTGGGCGGGGTGAACGCGAAGCGGCGGCGGCTGCGGGACTTGGGCACCGGACCTCTCTCTTCCTTGCTCGGCGGCGGCAGGGCGCCGACTGTGTCGACCAGCGCGGCCATCGCCCGGACGGCACCAACGGCGGCGCTCGTTCGTCGGTTAGCGTACGGGCGCGGGCCTCGAGGAGGTCAGCGTAGCGGCGGGACGGCCCCGCCCGGGGCGGGAGGTGAGCGTGTCCGTCGTGTGGCGCGTCGCTGCTCCCGTCGCGTTCGCCACCGCCGGCATCCTGTTCGCGACCAGCGCGGGCGTCTCGCAGGGTGCCGACCTGCGCGGCGGGTCGCGCAGCGACCTGGCCGACCTGATCCGGGCCGAGCAGAGCCGCGCGGACGACACCTCGGAGCGGGTGGACCGGCTGCGCCAGGAGGTCCGGGTCGCCACCGAGCAGGCGGGCACGACCGACCGCCGGGTCGCCGCCGTGGCGCGCCGCTCGCGGGCCCTCGAGCTGGTGGCCGGCACCAGGGCGGTCCGCGGGCCAGGCCTGCGGGTCACGCTGGACGACGCGCCCCGGTCCGGTGACCGGGTCCTGCCCGAGGACACCAGCCCGGACGACCTGGTGGTCCACCAGCAGGACCTCCAGGCGGTCGTCAACGCGCTGTGGGCGGGTGGCGCCGAGGCGCTGCAGATCATGGACCAGCGGGTGGTCAGCACCAGCGCGGTCCGGTGCGTGGGCGCCACGCTGATCCTCCAAGGCCGGCTCTACTCTCCGCCCTACCACGTCACGGCCATCGGCGACCCCCAGCGGCTGTCCGAGGCCCTGGACACCTCTCCGGGAGTGCAGCTGTACCTCTACTACGCCGACACGTACGGCCTCGACTACGGGACCGAGGAGCTGGACGACGTACGACTGCCGGGCTATGACGGATCGCTCGACCTCCTGCACGCAGGACCGGGGTGAGCGCCGTCCGCACCGCGACGCGCGGCGTCGGTGAGCTGTTCGTCACCGCCGGCCTGGTGCTGCTGCTCTTCGTCACCTACCAGCTGGTGTGGACCAACTTCGAGGCCAACCGCGCGCAGGACGGGGTCAGCGACCAGATCCGCGACGACTGGCAGCGCCCCGCGGCGAGCGGCCGGACCGGTGCCGTGGGGCGGGTCACCGACTTCGGCGAGGGCTTCGCGTTCATGCACATCCCCCGGCTCGGCAGGAGGTACTCGGTGCCGGTGGTGGAGGGCGTGTCGCTCGACGACCTGGCGAAGGGCGTCGGGCACTACCCCAAGACCGTGCTCCCGGGTGAGGTGGGCAACTTCGCCGTCGCCGGCCACCGGGCCACCCACGGGGAGCCGTTCGCCTACCTGGACGAGGTGCGCAAGGGCGACGCCGTCGTGGTCGAGACCCAGGAGGACTGGTACGTCTACGTGATCGACCGCACCAAGATCGTGCAGCCCACCGACACGTGGGTCATCGAGCCGGTCCCGGGCCGGCCGGACGCCGTCCCCACCGAACGACTGATCACGCTCACCACGTGCAACCCGCGCTGGGCGTCGACCGAGCGGCTGATCGTCTGGGGGCACCTGGACAGCCGCCGGTCCAAGGCTGCGGGACAGCCCGCCGAGCTGCGGGCGGACGCCTGATGTACGCGTGGATCTGGCGTCACCTGCCCGGCTCGCTGCCGTTCCGGATCGTGCTCGCCGCGGCGATCGTCGTCGCCGTCGTGCTGCTGCTCTTCACCCGGGTCTTCCCCTGGGCCGAGCAGTCGCTGCCGTTCCTCAAGGTCACGGTCGATGAGTGAGGGCCCGAGCATGACGTCCCCGACCCCTGCTAGCAGCCTGCGGATCCTCGTCGTCGACAACTACGACAGCTTCGTCTTCAACCTCGTGCAGTACCTCGCCCAGCTGGGTGCCGACTGCACGGTGCTGCGCAACGACGAGGTGGGGCCGGACGAGGCGCTGGGCTACGACGGTGTCCTGCTCAGCCCCGGCCCCGGCACGCCGGAACGCGCCGGCGCCTGCATCGACATCGTCCGGGGGTGCGCCGGAACGGTCCCGGTGCTCGGCGTCTGCCTGGGGCACCAGGCGATCGCGGCTGCCTACGGCGCCATCGTCGAGCAGGCTCCGGAGCTGCTGCACGGCAAGACCAGCGCGGTGCTGCACGAGGGGGCGGGCGTGCTCGCCGGGCTGCCCAGCCCCTTCACCGCGACCCGCTACCACTCGCTGTCCGTCCGACCGGACTCGCTCCCGCCCGAGCTCGAGGTCACCGGCCGCACCGAGGGCGGTGTCGTGATGGCGCTGCGCCACCGCGACCTGGCCCTCGAGGGCGTGCAGTTCCACCCCGAGTCGGTCCTGACCGAGGGCGGCCACCGGCTGCTCGCGTCCTGGCTGGTCGCGTGCGGTGACCCGGCGGCGGCGGCGCGGGCCGAGGGCCTGGCGCCGGTGGTCCGCAGCGCCTAGGGCACCACCGAGGTCGACGGCGAGCTGGTGTCCGTCGGTGTCGGCGTCGGCGTCGGTGTGGGTGTCTCGGTGGGCGTCGGGGGCGCCTCGGCGACGGTGTAGGTCACCGTGGACCCGAGCCGGCGGGCCTCGCCGGCTCCGGGCGACTGGGAGACCACGGTGCCCGGGGCCGCCTGGTCGGTCTCCTCGGTGCGCTCCGACGGCTGGAACCCGGCGTCCTCGATCTCGGCCGCCGCCTGGTCCCCGGAGAGGCCGGTGACGTCAGGCACCCGGTTCTGGCCGCTCGCGTAGCGGATGTCGACCGTGCTGCCCTCGGGGACGGTCTCGCCCTCACCCGGCTCCACCCGCCGCACCGTCCCCTGCGGGTCCTTCGACGGGACCGGGGTGGTGTCGCCGACCTTCAGGCCGGCCTCGCGCAGCGCTTGCGACGCCTCGTCGAGGCTGAGCCCGACGATCTGCGGCACGCTGGTCTCGGCGACGCCGGCCGAGACGGTCACGTCGACGGTGTCGCCCTCCTCGACCTCGGTGGCCGACTCGGGTGTCTGGTCGATGATGTTGCCCTCGGGGACCTGCTCGTCCTCCTCCTCGGTGACCTCGCCCAGCTCGAGGTTGACCGCCTGCAGCTCGTTGCGCGCCTGCTGCGCGGTCAGCCCGGTGACGTCCGGCACCCGCACGGTCTCCCCGCCGCCCCCGGAGAAGATCTCGCGGCCGAACAGCGCGGCGAGCACGAAGACGGCGATGACGGCCAGGGCCAGCAGCGCGTAGCCGAACGCCCGGCCGCCCTTGCGGTCGTCCGGCGGCGTCGCCGCCGGGTAGGTGGCGGTGCCCGGCAGGACGTCGGTGC of the Actinomycetes bacterium genome contains:
- a CDS encoding DUF3566 domain-containing protein, which gives rise to MSSPNAPSEAWRSAGGQPTATMPPVRDAAPATTTSRPAGRPRARKARLVLARVDPWSVMKLSFLLAVALAVVAVVAVFVVWSVLDTMGVFDSVGGTVESITRSSDNAQGVDILDYVGLSRVLSLTLVLAVVNVVLMTALCTLAAFLYNMAASLVGGLHVTFTEDV
- a CDS encoding DLW-39 family protein → MSKKLLVAVIAAVGGVVAYRKIQADREAEQDLWAEVTDRP
- a CDS encoding DUF5324 family protein; its protein translation is MSRTLTLRKSKSRPVAVATKDWAAPKVETARDWAAPKVESGVDKVKTDVLPVVAGAVTAALAASEPVRTEAASRGSAALAALKGEVEAPKPKKHRLRKLFLLATVLGAAYAGWKAWASQQQSDDPVSPWTSDSGTTSMSTVSPVRPATDDPGGAGPDEALADAVDEATAVEDGSPAATEPVIEPVTPGNAKKVSDAASKGATKKS
- a CDS encoding peptidylprolyl isomerase, with product MAEELYATLKTNHGDIEVKLFPNHAPKTVANFTELAEGKREWVDPRTGQKSSDRLYDGTVFHRVISGFMIQGGDPLGTGTGGPGYRFADEFHPELQFDRPYLLAMANAGPGTNGSQFFITVGPTPHLNRRHTIFGEVADGSSRQVVDAIAGTSTGGMDRPVEDVVIDTIEVERRDA
- a CDS encoding rhomboid family intramembrane serine protease, with the translated sequence MTAQPPEGSAPGTSSAEPATCYRHPDREAYVRCVRCERRICPDCMVPASVGFQCPECVKSGNKEVRTARTLFGGRVTDDPGWVSKVLIAVNVVAYVLQQVSDDFTRRFYDIGAVPPPPFGDPVIGVAAGEYYRLLTSAFLHGGIVHLLLNMYALYLFGPQLEAALGRLRFIVLYVVSALGGSALSYAFASPVQPSLGASGAVFGLLGAYLVINRRLGRSNTPVLMLLAINLAYGFLVPNIDWRAHLGGLVTGGLVAASIAYAPTRRRNLVQAAGIALIVLVMVGIVVWRTADLQGG
- a CDS encoding acetyl-CoA C-acyltransferase, yielding MGPARDAVVVDAVRTPVGRRGGGLAGVHPVDLSAHVLEALAARTGLDPAVVDDVVWGCVSQTGEQAVNVARNAVLAAGWPEDVVGMTVDRQCGSSQQAVHVAAAGVVAGHYDVAVAGGVESMSRVPMLCTITQGPGLPFGPRMSARYDDGLVPQGVSAEIVAERWALSRTDVDQIAVRSHARAAEATDSGSVEPELAPVAGVAVDEGIRRGTDLETLAGLRTVFREDGVVTAGNSSQISDGAAALLVTTSEVAARHGWRPLARVHAVSRAGVDPVTMLTAPIAATARVLQRAGLGLDEIDVFEVNEAFGSVVGAWLAETGADPARVNPRGGAIALGHPLGGSGARLMTTLLHHLAATGGRWGLQTMCEGGGMADATVLERL
- the crgA gene encoding cell division protein CrgA gives rise to the protein MAALVDTVGALPPPSKEERGPVPKSRSRRRFAFTPPNERSDAVRIGSPRWLAPLMVTCFVVGLLWVVVYYVTQTDYPIGSIGLWNMAIGFGLIVVGFILSTRWK
- a CDS encoding DUF881 domain-containing protein, translated to MSVSVVWRVAAPVAFATAGILFATSAGVSQGADLRGGSRSDLADLIRAEQSRADDTSERVDRLRQEVRVATEQAGTTDRRVAAVARRSRALELVAGTRAVRGPGLRVTLDDAPRSGDRVLPEDTSPDDLVVHQQDLQAVVNALWAGGAEALQIMDQRVVSTSAVRCVGATLILQGRLYSPPYHVTAIGDPQRLSEALDTSPGVQLYLYYADTYGLDYGTEELDDVRLPGYDGSLDLLHAGPG
- a CDS encoding class E sortase; this translates as MSAVRTATRGVGELFVTAGLVLLLFVTYQLVWTNFEANRAQDGVSDQIRDDWQRPAASGRTGAVGRVTDFGEGFAFMHIPRLGRRYSVPVVEGVSLDDLAKGVGHYPKTVLPGEVGNFAVAGHRATHGEPFAYLDEVRKGDAVVVETQEDWYVYVIDRTKIVQPTDTWVIEPVPGRPDAVPTERLITLTTCNPRWASTERLIVWGHLDSRRSKAAGQPAELRADA
- a CDS encoding aminodeoxychorismate/anthranilate synthase component II — encoded protein: MTSPTPASSLRILVVDNYDSFVFNLVQYLAQLGADCTVLRNDEVGPDEALGYDGVLLSPGPGTPERAGACIDIVRGCAGTVPVLGVCLGHQAIAAAYGAIVEQAPELLHGKTSAVLHEGAGVLAGLPSPFTATRYHSLSVRPDSLPPELEVTGRTEGGVVMALRHRDLALEGVQFHPESVLTEGGHRLLASWLVACGDPAAAARAEGLAPVVRSA